From one Brevibacterium sp. 'Marine' genomic stretch:
- a CDS encoding M20 family metallo-hydrolase, whose translation MNHQAAPSSDAAFLADFHFVATIGATDNNGVDRQALTPEDKQTRDWMRGWATDNGFDVRVDAIGNMFACLDFVPEAPYVLIGSHLDSQPLGGRFDGAYGVIAALFAALRVKEELAESGLKPTFNLAVVNWFNEEGGRFAPSIMGSSVYAGLFDLDEMLAVTDLKGTTVAEALGAIGYAGTDPPPEAITYAEIHIEQGRILEREATDIGVVEASWYTQKLDIDVLGEQSHTGATAMADRHDALVAAAKVVLAVAEVVDEFEEEALVSSVGQHVVEPNSPIVVPRRVHMVADLRSSAPAIVQAARDSLKTQIAKIARAHDITINVRDFDIRDKRQFPTEGVELAEKAVANEGLSIRRLETMAGHDSVAMNHRVPAVMMFVPSVDGVSHCEREFTTDDDMLRGVRVLTSVAGELVRGELADVRDGAVWVGSSVAEARA comes from the coding sequence ATGAACCATCAGGCAGCCCCGTCCTCCGACGCAGCCTTCCTCGCCGACTTCCACTTCGTCGCCACCATCGGTGCCACCGACAACAACGGCGTCGACCGGCAGGCGCTGACGCCGGAGGACAAGCAGACGCGTGACTGGATGCGCGGCTGGGCGACGGACAACGGCTTCGACGTGCGCGTCGACGCGATCGGGAACATGTTCGCGTGCCTCGATTTCGTCCCCGAAGCCCCGTACGTCCTCATCGGCTCCCACCTCGACTCGCAGCCGCTCGGGGGGCGCTTCGACGGAGCCTACGGAGTCATCGCCGCCCTCTTCGCGGCCCTGCGGGTGAAAGAGGAGCTCGCCGAATCTGGTCTGAAACCCACGTTCAATCTCGCCGTCGTCAACTGGTTCAACGAGGAGGGCGGTCGCTTCGCCCCGTCGATCATGGGCAGCTCCGTCTACGCCGGGCTCTTCGACCTCGACGAGATGCTCGCCGTCACCGATCTCAAAGGCACCACCGTCGCCGAGGCGCTGGGCGCCATCGGCTATGCCGGCACCGACCCCCCGCCGGAGGCGATCACCTACGCCGAGATCCACATCGAACAGGGCCGCATCCTCGAACGCGAAGCCACGGACATCGGCGTCGTCGAGGCCAGCTGGTACACACAGAAACTCGACATCGACGTCCTCGGCGAACAGTCGCACACGGGAGCAACCGCGATGGCCGACCGGCACGATGCGCTCGTCGCAGCCGCGAAGGTCGTCCTCGCGGTCGCCGAGGTGGTCGATGAGTTCGAGGAAGAAGCGCTCGTTTCCTCGGTCGGCCAGCACGTCGTCGAACCGAACTCGCCGATCGTCGTTCCCCGCCGCGTCCATATGGTCGCCGACCTCCGCTCCTCCGCTCCCGCCATCGTCCAAGCCGCCCGCGACTCGCTCAAGACCCAGATCGCCAAGATCGCCCGCGCCCACGACATCACGATCAACGTCCGCGACTTCGACATCCGCGACAAACGCCAATTCCCGACCGAGGGCGTCGAACTCGCCGAGAAAGCCGTCGCCAACGAGGGCTTGAGCATCCGCCGGCTGGAAACCATGGCCGGTCACGATTCCGTGGCGATGAATCACCGCGTGCCCGCCGTGATGATGTTCGTGCCCAGCGTCGACGGCGTCTCCCACTGCGAACGCGAATTCACCACCGACGACGACATGCTCCGCGGAGTCCGCGTCCTCACCTCGGTGGCCGGCGAACTCGTCCGTGGTGAACTCGCCGACGTCCGTGACGGTGCCGTGTGGGTCGGTTCCTCCGTCGCCGAGGCGCGCGCATGA
- a CDS encoding amidase, with amino-acid sequence MTANATGPATAPDPTQPWTLSATEALAAFRTKELSPVDYLSSLIGRITSDDERINAVTEVVEEAVTSAREAETFYANATDDDLAEAAASRPLLGLPVIAKEKHAIAGRGLTQGLLHERDTIADNDAAIIARIRAAGGFVHARATSPEFSCATITHSPMWGVTRNPWNLDLSPGGSSGGSGAALAAGFAPLATASDIAGSTRLPAAFTGTVGYKAPYGRIPGAQPLAADWYRGDGPMARTVADAALLAKVMVGVDPSDHATIASPGFLDDFDPAEAADRLRGRKVALCVRLGDFPVGKDIEANTRAVASALESAGADVEEIALPWTAERIFETAFTHFGNLLAPAMRQATRGHEHTLAEYTVRFMDDAEAVAARRSFYDGLAMEAQIQAELASAMDGFDVLVAPTSAVAGLDADASYLDGIWVGADGVGREGGGIGREGGVGQADGTRSAGVGGDTDGVRLDHYWQAHMTMPFNICNRVPIVNVPSGMADCGIPTGVQVIAHPYDDTRAFDVAAAIEQLRPWTGLAPTVQLGSSDR; translated from the coding sequence ATGACCGCCAATGCAACCGGTCCAGCCACAGCGCCCGACCCCACTCAACCCTGGACTCTGTCCGCCACCGAGGCGCTCGCTGCTTTCCGGACCAAGGAGCTGTCCCCGGTCGACTACCTGAGCTCGCTCATCGGTCGGATCACCTCTGACGATGAGCGCATCAATGCGGTCACCGAAGTCGTCGAGGAGGCGGTCACCTCGGCGCGGGAGGCCGAGACGTTCTATGCGAACGCCACCGATGATGACCTCGCCGAGGCGGCCGCCTCCCGTCCGCTGCTCGGGCTTCCCGTGATCGCCAAGGAGAAACACGCGATCGCCGGCCGCGGCCTCACCCAAGGGCTGCTCCACGAACGCGACACCATCGCCGACAACGATGCCGCGATCATCGCCCGCATCCGCGCCGCCGGGGGATTCGTCCACGCCCGTGCGACCTCGCCGGAGTTCAGCTGCGCGACGATCACGCACTCGCCGATGTGGGGCGTGACCCGCAACCCGTGGAACCTCGACCTCTCACCCGGCGGGTCCTCCGGCGGGTCCGGTGCCGCGCTCGCCGCCGGGTTTGCGCCCCTGGCCACCGCCTCCGACATCGCCGGTTCGACGAGGCTGCCCGCCGCGTTCACCGGCACCGTCGGGTACAAAGCCCCGTACGGCCGGATCCCCGGCGCCCAGCCGCTGGCCGCCGACTGGTATCGCGGGGATGGGCCGATGGCGCGCACCGTCGCCGACGCCGCCCTGCTCGCCAAGGTCATGGTCGGCGTCGATCCGAGCGATCACGCGACGATCGCCTCGCCCGGGTTCCTCGATGACTTCGACCCCGCCGAGGCGGCCGACCGACTCCGCGGACGCAAGGTCGCGCTGTGCGTGCGATTGGGGGACTTCCCCGTCGGGAAGGACATCGAAGCGAACACCCGCGCGGTCGCCTCGGCGCTGGAATCGGCAGGGGCGGACGTCGAGGAGATCGCACTGCCGTGGACGGCCGAGCGGATCTTCGAGACCGCGTTCACGCATTTCGGGAACCTGCTCGCGCCCGCCATGCGCCAGGCCACCCGCGGCCATGAACACACCCTGGCTGAGTACACGGTGCGGTTCATGGACGATGCGGAAGCTGTCGCCGCACGCCGCTCCTTCTATGACGGACTCGCCATGGAAGCGCAGATCCAGGCGGAGCTGGCCTCTGCGATGGACGGGTTCGATGTGCTCGTGGCGCCCACCTCGGCGGTGGCGGGACTGGATGCCGATGCGAGCTATCTCGACGGGATCTGGGTCGGTGCCGACGGCGTCGGTCGCGAAGGTGGCGGCATCGGTCGCGAAGGCGGAGTCGGACAGGCAGATGGAACACGCAGTGCGGGAGTCGGGGGAGACACCGACGGCGTGCGTCTCGACCACTACTGGCAGGCGCATATGACGATGCCGTTCAATATCTGCAACCGTGTGCCGATCGTCAATGTGCCTTCCGGCATGGCCGACTGCGGCATCCCCACAGGAGTCCAGGTCATCGCTCACCCCTACGACGACACCCGCGCCTTCGACGTCGCCGCCGCGATCGAGCAGCTGCGGCCGTGGACCGGGCTGGCGCCGACGGTGCAGCTGGGCTCATCCGATCGATGA
- a CDS encoding DUF1345 domain-containing protein encodes MRPTHSQMITLSDDMRANIAGVPALVVSLVVVFGLDFSPLGSGAWAKGSAAVSPALTGEFITVFLVFWPLFALTYLMWTHVGLNDLDETELIVHARWTLANRRRWWSRWFGMGGAVSWATMAAYVAFIFNIFLVTSGAEDSPVISAVLGLANVIASWAVLVYSFALEFMRLDLSGGGSPDARQLEFDMDAPREFGDYLTFSVLSSTMTAALPGRAVSRMAWRTVRANVIVAFAFNSVVVATLVSMILSYVM; translated from the coding sequence ATGAGACCCACGCACAGTCAGATGATCACGCTCTCCGACGATATGCGTGCGAACATCGCAGGGGTGCCGGCGCTCGTCGTCAGCCTGGTCGTCGTGTTCGGCCTCGATTTCTCCCCGCTGGGCTCGGGCGCCTGGGCGAAGGGATCGGCGGCTGTGTCGCCGGCTCTGACCGGCGAGTTCATCACGGTCTTCCTCGTCTTCTGGCCCCTGTTCGCCCTCACCTACCTGATGTGGACGCATGTGGGGCTGAACGACCTCGACGAGACCGAGCTCATCGTCCATGCCCGCTGGACACTGGCCAACCGTCGCCGCTGGTGGTCGAGGTGGTTCGGGATGGGAGGGGCGGTCTCCTGGGCGACGATGGCGGCCTATGTGGCGTTCATCTTCAACATCTTCCTCGTCACCTCGGGCGCCGAGGACAGTCCCGTCATCTCCGCAGTGCTCGGTCTCGCGAATGTCATCGCCTCATGGGCGGTGCTCGTATATTCGTTCGCGCTCGAGTTCATGCGCCTCGACCTCAGCGGCGGCGGCAGTCCCGACGCGCGCCAGCTCGAATTCGACATGGACGCCCCGCGCGAGTTCGGCGACTACCTCACCTTCTCCGTGCTGTCATCGACAATGACCGCCGCGCTGCCCGGCCGGGCGGTGTCGCGAATGGCGTGGCGGACGGTGCGCGCCAATGTCATCGTCGCCTTCGCCTTCAACTCCGTCGTCGTCGCGACCCTCGTGTCGATGATCCTCTCCTACGTCATGTGA
- a CDS encoding lipase family protein, which translates to MSTPTTALPTTSSTRPHRRLRALSAAAIVGLALTLCTTTAPAQAAELVPQTEDEAEEFLDDRAAEDPSTLDRDSVPEDISVEEAQKAVEKTDELTPADVEYAAAQEDLPASGVPGDFYRTPDSLPSADGTVLKQADSDFYLDPVKLIKHDAKSTVFMYKTTDEKGQARAATATLLTPNGASGHADDAVVISPGTQGIADKCAPSRQMGMGTEYEGISVASALAAKHPVVVVDYMGLGTEGTHHFVDRVEEGRSVLDAARAVQQVDGSEIDEDTKLQLRGYSQGGHATTAALELQKEWAPELNIASASAGAVPVDLHTTVSGLSSVYTAFALYGVVGFAEQAGIDTSEFLNEKGQKMVAETADKCTVEALLSTAFTDGESLTKNGESFTDIIDENFTDIVDRQRLGQAEVPNVPLLVNHSRLDDVISFDQGKELASTWCRAGHKVAFEDNLAPTHVGGYIAALPRIEIFTTRTFAGKAPLDSCWRL; encoded by the coding sequence ATGAGCACGCCAACCACAGCACTGCCGACCACATCCTCCACACGACCGCATCGTCGCCTGCGGGCGCTGAGCGCCGCAGCGATCGTCGGCCTCGCACTCACCCTGTGCACGACGACCGCTCCGGCCCAGGCCGCCGAGCTCGTTCCGCAGACCGAAGACGAAGCCGAAGAGTTCCTCGACGACCGTGCCGCGGAGGATCCGAGCACGCTCGATCGCGACAGCGTCCCCGAGGACATCAGCGTCGAAGAGGCGCAGAAGGCCGTAGAGAAGACCGACGAACTCACTCCCGCCGATGTCGAATACGCCGCCGCGCAGGAGGACCTGCCGGCGTCAGGAGTCCCCGGGGACTTCTATCGGACCCCGGACTCGCTGCCGAGCGCGGACGGCACGGTGCTCAAGCAGGCCGACTCCGATTTCTACCTCGACCCGGTGAAGCTCATCAAGCATGACGCGAAGTCGACGGTCTTCATGTACAAGACCACCGATGAGAAAGGCCAGGCCCGAGCCGCGACCGCCACCCTGCTCACGCCGAACGGCGCGAGCGGTCACGCCGACGATGCTGTCGTCATCTCACCGGGGACTCAGGGCATCGCCGACAAGTGCGCTCCCAGCCGTCAGATGGGCATGGGTACCGAATACGAAGGCATCTCGGTCGCATCGGCGCTGGCCGCGAAGCATCCCGTTGTCGTCGTCGACTACATGGGCCTCGGCACCGAAGGCACCCACCACTTCGTCGACCGCGTCGAAGAGGGGCGTTCGGTCCTCGACGCGGCACGCGCCGTCCAGCAGGTCGACGGCAGCGAGATCGATGAGGACACCAAGCTCCAGCTGCGCGGCTACTCGCAGGGCGGTCACGCCACGACGGCGGCCCTGGAGCTCCAGAAGGAGTGGGCGCCCGAGCTCAACATCGCCTCCGCTTCGGCCGGCGCGGTGCCGGTCGATCTGCACACGACCGTGTCCGGGCTCTCGAGCGTCTACACGGCATTCGCGCTCTACGGTGTCGTCGGGTTCGCCGAGCAGGCCGGCATCGACACAAGCGAGTTCCTCAACGAGAAGGGACAGAAGATGGTGGCCGAAACAGCGGACAAGTGCACCGTCGAGGCCCTGCTCTCGACCGCCTTCACGGATGGGGAGTCGCTGACGAAGAACGGCGAGTCATTCACCGACATCATCGACGAGAATTTCACGGACATCGTCGACCGTCAGCGTTTGGGACAGGCCGAGGTGCCGAATGTACCGCTGCTGGTCAACCACAGCCGCCTCGACGACGTCATCTCGTTCGATCAGGGCAAGGAACTCGCCTCGACCTGGTGCAGAGCCGGTCACAAGGTAGCGTTCGAGGACAACCTCGCCCCCACTCACGTCGGCGGCTACATCGCCGCGCTGCCACGCATCGAGATCTTCACCACCCGCACCTTCGCGGGCAAGGCTCCGCTCGACAGCTGCTGGAGGCTGTGA
- a CDS encoding sulfite exporter TauE/SafE family protein has product MEIIQYLIIGIVVLGSACLQGSIGFGLGMITAPVLALLRPDLLPSALLLLATLTSFTAFARERQDVDWKLVGWGALGRLPGIAIGTAAVVLLPDSGLSLMLAVTVLAGAAFSLVGWSPAASHRNMFIASSISGIFGTATSIGGPPISVIMRSLDPSSMRSTMSAYFTLGSVLSLTGLTIGGEVGTRHLIAAAVLLPFMLIGLWLSNFVIRRADRRLLYRLAVGASIVGALLVIVEVARSHLA; this is encoded by the coding sequence ATGGAGATCATCCAGTACCTGATCATCGGGATCGTGGTGCTGGGCTCAGCCTGCCTGCAGGGCTCCATCGGATTCGGCCTCGGCATGATCACCGCACCGGTGCTCGCGCTTCTGCGCCCCGACCTGCTGCCATCGGCGCTTCTGCTGCTGGCCACCCTCACCTCTTTCACCGCGTTTGCCCGTGAGCGTCAAGACGTGGATTGGAAGCTCGTCGGCTGGGGTGCCCTCGGACGGCTTCCCGGCATCGCGATCGGCACCGCAGCCGTGGTGCTGCTGCCGGATTCCGGACTGTCACTGATGCTCGCGGTCACCGTCCTCGCCGGTGCCGCCTTCAGCTTGGTCGGCTGGTCACCGGCGGCCTCGCATCGCAATATGTTCATCGCCTCGTCGATCTCGGGGATCTTCGGCACGGCCACGAGCATCGGCGGACCGCCGATCAGTGTCATCATGCGCTCGCTCGACCCGTCATCGATGCGCTCGACGATGAGCGCCTACTTCACTCTCGGCAGCGTCCTGTCCCTGACGGGGCTGACCATCGGCGGGGAAGTCGGCACCAGGCACCTCATCGCGGCGGCGGTTCTGCTGCCGTTCATGCTCATCGGTCTGTGGCTGTCGAACTTCGTCATCCGACGCGCCGACCGTCGACTCCTCTACCGCCTCGCAGTCGGCGCTTCGATCGTCGGCGCGCTCCTCGTCATCGTCGAAGTCGCCCGCTCGCACCTCGCCTGA
- a CDS encoding Nramp family divalent metal transporter: MKRSSVNSMPAQNPLPRGLGLVTSVGPGLVLAMSFLGTGDLVSSSVSGASYGYALLWTLILSLIARTFIISSIAKYTLMNKHGDTQILDGFARLSPVLPGIMGAVVLIAGFITQATFLLAAAVGLHELTGGQWGGAWGRFFCAIFIVALTLSLVMLRKQFVVLEYFARFASVAMIIAFIYALIKIGTFDIAGFVQGMAFEIPQEQNTSAFAPIVIASATIGTIAGNMPNLLYSGFMRDKGWVGPKYRKIQQFDLIAGMAPLLIINLLFWIVAAEFSAANPGFSIGDEFDLSHMLSVAVGPVGPYLLWMCIFFAAMTSFPPQSRGFAQLAINGINHTVPSMRKFLGRDEENPAFRWIQAIVFIILPLASTIPGAPDLISLNIVGTAISTVLSLPIIVVCILLLTSRKKHMHAYAVNRKWQTGLLLLLGIIAIVVGVQIAMQIPAMFATAFG; the protein is encoded by the coding sequence GTGAAACGCAGCTCTGTCAATTCGATGCCCGCGCAGAATCCGCTGCCGCGCGGCCTCGGTCTCGTCACCTCGGTCGGGCCCGGTCTCGTGCTGGCCATGTCGTTCCTGGGCACCGGCGACCTCGTCAGCTCCTCCGTCTCCGGTGCCTCCTACGGGTACGCGCTGCTGTGGACGCTCATCCTCTCTCTCATCGCCCGCACCTTCATCATCTCGTCCATCGCGAAGTACACGCTGATGAACAAGCACGGCGACACGCAGATCCTGGACGGCTTCGCCCGCCTCTCGCCGGTCCTTCCCGGAATCATGGGTGCCGTCGTGCTCATCGCCGGATTCATCACCCAGGCCACCTTCCTCCTGGCCGCGGCCGTCGGACTCCACGAGCTCACCGGTGGTCAGTGGGGTGGAGCCTGGGGCCGGTTCTTCTGCGCGATCTTCATCGTCGCGCTCACTCTGTCGCTGGTCATGCTGCGCAAACAGTTCGTCGTCCTCGAGTACTTCGCACGTTTCGCCTCGGTCGCGATGATCATCGCCTTCATCTATGCGCTCATCAAGATCGGCACCTTCGACATCGCCGGCTTCGTGCAGGGAATGGCCTTCGAGATCCCGCAGGAGCAGAACACCTCGGCATTCGCCCCCATCGTCATCGCCTCCGCCACGATCGGCACGATCGCCGGCAACATGCCCAATCTCCTCTACTCCGGGTTCATGCGTGACAAGGGCTGGGTCGGGCCGAAGTATCGGAAGATCCAACAGTTCGACCTCATCGCCGGTATGGCCCCGCTGCTCATCATCAACCTCCTGTTCTGGATCGTCGCGGCCGAGTTCAGCGCCGCCAACCCAGGCTTCTCCATCGGCGACGAGTTCGACCTCTCCCATATGCTCTCGGTTGCGGTCGGTCCGGTCGGTCCGTATCTGCTGTGGATGTGCATCTTCTTCGCTGCGATGACGAGTTTCCCGCCGCAGTCGCGCGGCTTCGCTCAGCTGGCCATCAACGGCATCAACCACACCGTGCCGTCGATGCGGAAGTTCCTCGGCCGCGACGAGGAGAATCCCGCCTTCCGGTGGATCCAGGCGATCGTCTTCATCATCCTGCCCCTGGCCTCGACGATCCCCGGCGCCCCGGATCTCATCTCGCTCAACATCGTCGGCACCGCGATCTCGACCGTACTCAGCCTCCCGATCATCGTCGTCTGCATCCTGCTGCTGACCTCGCGGAAGAAGCACATGCATGCCTACGCCGTCAATCGGAAATGGCAGACCGGACTGCTGCTTCTCCTCGGTATCATCGCCATCGTCGTCGGCGTCCAGATCGCCATGCAGATCCCCGCGATGTTCGCCACCGCGTTCGGATGA
- a CDS encoding sialidase family protein, with protein MNLLSQPSLDRVPAPPADGRLRFFEDDGCAAAVIPTDRRSNHAPSILALRDGSLLAAWFGGSDEGNGDIDILVSRFDADTGEWTASASVTHDEIRSDQNPGLFAAPDGTIWLVYTSQLSRQSGVPETFNLQHTSVVKVIRSADDGVSWSEPETLFDHEGTFCRQPIQILHNGTWAHTQWLCFDDDSKNGSDQPVVQLSADQGASWRQVEFPEAAGRVHPNIVELEPGHLVSLFRSRFADWVYLSRSEDGGETWSAPEATEVPNNNAGLSAFRLPSGRLALVSNEHQVATEPGEVVWPYERMRIVIAVSDDEGRTWPVRRVIEPGDGFSGEGNLRSNRRQEYPHGIVDADGLIHVVYAYSSRRAIRHVVFAEDWISGVEDQVHTDCKLWG; from the coding sequence ATGAATCTGCTGTCCCAGCCCTCGCTCGACCGCGTGCCGGCGCCGCCGGCGGACGGACGACTCCGCTTCTTCGAGGACGACGGCTGTGCCGCGGCCGTCATCCCCACCGACCGTCGTTCGAACCACGCTCCGTCGATCCTTGCGCTTCGGGACGGCAGCCTGCTGGCCGCCTGGTTCGGCGGCAGCGACGAGGGCAATGGGGACATCGACATCCTGGTGTCCCGCTTCGACGCGGACACGGGGGAGTGGACCGCCTCGGCGAGCGTCACCCATGATGAGATCCGGTCCGATCAGAACCCGGGGCTCTTCGCCGCCCCGGATGGAACGATCTGGCTCGTCTACACCTCCCAGCTGTCCCGCCAGTCAGGAGTGCCGGAGACGTTCAACCTCCAGCACACCTCCGTGGTCAAGGTGATCCGCTCGGCAGACGACGGAGTGAGCTGGAGCGAACCGGAGACGCTCTTCGACCATGAGGGGACGTTCTGCCGCCAGCCGATCCAGATCCTCCACAATGGGACGTGGGCGCACACTCAGTGGCTGTGCTTCGACGACGATTCGAAGAACGGCTCCGACCAACCGGTCGTTCAGCTCTCCGCGGACCAAGGCGCCTCCTGGCGTCAGGTCGAGTTCCCCGAGGCTGCCGGTCGAGTCCACCCGAACATCGTCGAGCTCGAACCGGGACACCTCGTCAGCCTGTTCCGTTCTCGCTTCGCCGACTGGGTCTACCTCAGCCGCTCCGAGGACGGGGGCGAGACCTGGTCGGCGCCCGAGGCCACCGAGGTGCCGAACAACAATGCCGGTCTCAGTGCCTTCCGGCTGCCCTCGGGCAGGCTCGCACTCGTCTCGAACGAGCACCAGGTGGCCACGGAACCCGGCGAAGTGGTCTGGCCGTATGAGCGGATGCGGATCGTCATCGCCGTCTCGGACGACGAGGGCCGCACGTGGCCCGTGCGTCGAGTCATCGAGCCCGGTGACGGGTTCTCCGGCGAGGGGAATCTGCGCAGCAACCGCCGTCAGGAGTACCCGCACGGCATCGTCGACGCCGACGGACTCATCCACGTCGTCTACGCCTACAGCTCACGACGGGCCATCCGTCACGTCGTCTTCGCGGAGGACTGGATCTCCGGCGTCGAAGACCAGGTCCACACCGACTGCAAGCTCTGGGGCTGA
- a CDS encoding DeoR/GlpR family DNA-binding transcription regulator yields MNAGERREEILQLARTQGEMSVDALSEMLGVTASTIRRDLAKLTDSGELARTYGGVIAVPTESETTLAERSHEAPEVKRAIGSWCAKQVPAGSHVLLDAGTTTAQIARALRDTAPLSVVSSGLTSLQQMADLEGVEFTLLGGRYRPVSQGFIGPITEAGLERFTFDFAFLGADAVTAEDGVCEALPEQVRLKELMSRRATHVFVVAHAEKLGQRPFHAWADLGTGWTLVTDDSADPAQIKLFEDRGITVVRVDQMGSAVHS; encoded by the coding sequence ATGAACGCTGGCGAACGTCGCGAGGAGATCCTTCAGCTGGCCCGCACCCAGGGCGAGATGAGCGTCGATGCCCTCTCGGAGATGCTCGGGGTCACCGCGTCGACGATCCGTCGCGACCTCGCGAAGCTCACTGACTCGGGCGAGCTGGCCCGCACCTACGGCGGAGTCATCGCCGTCCCGACGGAGTCCGAGACCACGCTGGCCGAGCGCTCCCATGAAGCCCCCGAGGTCAAACGCGCCATCGGATCCTGGTGCGCCAAGCAGGTGCCGGCCGGTTCGCATGTGCTCCTCGACGCCGGGACGACCACGGCGCAGATCGCGCGCGCACTCCGCGACACGGCACCCTTGTCCGTGGTGTCCTCCGGACTGACCTCGCTGCAGCAGATGGCCGACCTCGAAGGCGTGGAGTTCACGCTCCTCGGCGGCCGCTATCGGCCTGTCAGCCAGGGATTCATCGGACCCATCACCGAGGCGGGACTGGAGAGGTTCACCTTCGACTTCGCCTTCCTCGGCGCCGATGCCGTCACCGCCGAGGACGGGGTGTGCGAGGCCCTGCCCGAACAGGTGCGACTCAAGGAGCTGATGAGCCGCCGAGCCACCCACGTCTTCGTCGTCGCCCATGCCGAGAAGCTCGGCCAGCGCCCCTTCCACGCGTGGGCCGACCTCGGCACCGGTTGGACGCTCGTCACCGACGATTCGGCCGATCCCGCGCAGATCAAACTGTTCGAAGACCGCGGCATCACCGTGGTTCGCGTCGACCAGATGGGCAGCGCCGTGCACAGCTGA